In a single window of the Cupriavidus sp. P-10 genome:
- a CDS encoding CaiB/BaiF CoA transferase family protein encodes MAQQILEGIRVLELGQLIAGPFAAKTLADFGAHIIKVEPPGQGDPLRKWRMLHEGTSVWWEAQSRNKESICIDLRQPEGQALVRKLAAEADVLIENFRPGTMEKWGLGWDVLHADNPRLIMLRVSGYGQTGPKKDEPGFAAVAEAMAGLRHLTGEPGRAPVRAGLSLGDTIAGLHGAMGVLLALYQRDARGGEGQVIDVALYESLFNLSESLLPEYSAFGAVRQPAGGALPGIAPSNAYPCSSGEYVLVAANGDAIFKRMMLAIGRPDLAEDPALAQNDGRVKRVDEIDAAIADWTRTQTVESVLAVLREAQVPSGRIYTVKDIAEDPHYRARGVIESVTSAGGLTVEVPGVVPKLSASPGGIHDRAPALGEHTDAVLKQAGFDDAAIADLRARKVIA; translated from the coding sequence ATGGCGCAACAGATCCTCGAGGGCATCCGCGTTCTCGAACTCGGACAACTTATCGCCGGCCCCTTTGCCGCGAAAACCCTGGCCGACTTCGGCGCACACATCATCAAGGTAGAGCCGCCGGGGCAGGGCGATCCGCTGCGCAAATGGCGAATGCTGCATGAGGGCACGTCGGTGTGGTGGGAAGCACAGTCGCGCAACAAGGAATCGATCTGCATCGACCTGCGCCAGCCGGAAGGGCAGGCGCTGGTGCGCAAGCTGGCCGCCGAGGCCGATGTGCTGATCGAGAACTTCCGCCCCGGCACCATGGAGAAGTGGGGCCTGGGCTGGGACGTGCTGCATGCCGACAACCCGCGCCTGATCATGCTGCGCGTGTCGGGCTACGGCCAGACCGGCCCCAAGAAGGACGAGCCGGGCTTTGCCGCGGTGGCCGAGGCCATGGCGGGACTGCGTCACCTGACCGGCGAACCGGGCCGCGCGCCGGTGCGTGCCGGCTTGTCGCTGGGCGACACCATCGCCGGCCTGCACGGCGCCATGGGCGTGCTGCTCGCGCTGTACCAGCGCGATGCGCGTGGCGGCGAGGGCCAGGTGATCGACGTGGCGCTGTATGAATCGCTGTTCAACCTGAGCGAAAGCCTGCTGCCGGAATACTCTGCCTTCGGCGCGGTGCGCCAGCCCGCCGGCGGCGCGCTGCCCGGCATCGCCCCGTCCAACGCCTATCCCTGCAGCAGCGGCGAATACGTGCTGGTGGCGGCCAACGGCGATGCCATCTTCAAGCGCATGATGCTGGCCATCGGCCGGCCTGACCTGGCCGAGGATCCGGCGCTGGCGCAGAACGACGGCCGCGTGAAGCGTGTCGACGAGATCGATGCCGCCATCGCCGACTGGACCCGCACGCAGACCGTGGAATCGGTGCTGGCGGTACTGCGCGAGGCGCAGGTGCCGTCGGGCCGCATTTATACCGTCAAGGACATTGCCGAAGACCCGCACTACCGCGCCCGCGGCGTGATCGAGTCGGTGACCTCGGCCGGCGGACTCACCGTGGAAGTGCCGGGCGTGGTGCCCAAGCTGTCGGCCAGTCCGGGCGGCATCCATGACCGCGCGCCCGCGCTGGGCGAGCACACCGATGCCGTGCTGAAGCAGGCGGGCTTCGATGACGCCGCCATTGCCGACCTGCGCGCGCGCAAGGTGATCGCATGA
- a CDS encoding LysR substrate-binding domain-containing protein encodes MNLARFDLVTLGLFVAVARQGSISAGARQSHLAIAAASKRISDLETAVGAPLFFRHAAGVQLTEAGQACFHHALTILQDVERMAGVMSDYASGVRGQVRVCANTSAITQFLPDDLASFMQRHPTIRIELEEQNSRDIVAALVENRADVGIFADRTPAAGLMTVEYRQDELVIITPPNHPLAARGPVRYADTLEFDFVSLPQETSLAARLLEESSRLDRPFRLRIQVRSFDAMCRMVMAGLGVGVLPRIAAEPHVKSMGLSLVSLQDAWARRSLLIGLRDPAGLTVSARLLITHLCGDKAPF; translated from the coding sequence ATGAACCTGGCCCGCTTCGATCTCGTCACGCTTGGCTTGTTCGTCGCCGTGGCACGGCAGGGCAGCATATCTGCCGGCGCGCGTCAGTCGCACCTGGCCATTGCGGCCGCCAGCAAGCGCATTTCGGACCTGGAGACCGCGGTGGGTGCGCCGCTGTTTTTCCGCCATGCCGCCGGCGTGCAACTGACAGAAGCCGGACAGGCTTGCTTCCACCATGCGCTGACCATCCTGCAGGATGTCGAGCGCATGGCCGGGGTGATGTCCGACTATGCGTCCGGCGTGCGCGGGCAGGTGCGCGTCTGCGCCAACACGTCGGCGATCACGCAGTTCCTGCCGGACGACCTGGCGTCGTTCATGCAGCGGCATCCAACCATCCGCATCGAGCTGGAAGAGCAGAACAGCCGCGACATCGTCGCCGCGCTGGTGGAGAACCGCGCCGACGTCGGCATCTTTGCCGACCGCACGCCGGCGGCGGGGCTGATGACGGTCGAGTACCGCCAGGACGAGCTGGTCATCATCACGCCGCCCAACCATCCGCTGGCTGCGCGCGGCCCGGTGCGCTACGCCGATACGCTCGAGTTCGACTTTGTCAGCCTGCCGCAGGAAACCTCGCTGGCGGCGCGGCTGCTCGAGGAAAGCAGCCGGCTCGACCGGCCGTTCCGCCTGCGCATCCAGGTGCGCAGCTTCGATGCCATGTGCCGCATGGTGATGGCCGGCCTGGGCGTGGGCGTGCTGCCGCGCATCGCGGCCGAGCCGCACGTCAAGTCGATGGGTTTGTCGCTGGTGTCGCTGCAGGATGCGTGGGCGCGCCGCTCGCTGCTGATCGGCCTGCGCGATCCGGCCGGGCTGACGGTGTCGGCGCGGCTGCTGATCACTCACCTGTGCGGGGACAAGGCGCCGTTCTGA